From the genome of Lasioglossum baleicum unplaced genomic scaffold, iyLasBale1 scaffold0021, whole genome shotgun sequence:
TCAGGGCCGCTTGCGTGCAAATGTAGCGCACCTTTGTAAACAGACacaatgaatgacctttttttaTTTAGCAAAAACATCGTTCATGTTTCGGCGCCTCTTCGATGAAGCGCCCGTGTGCGGGGCACCTTTTTGTATGGAGCGGGGCCCGTAGCATTTGCTACTTCTGCTACGGGGCTTAATTCGGCCCTGTATGAGTCGCGGAATATCTTGTTCACGATCATGAAATTATTACCGATAAATACAGGCAATGATCCAAATTATGCCATGTTTagactcattttaattagaataaTCTCGCAAATACGTTGGTGAAGGTTCGGTTAAAAAAGAATGTAAAATAAGAAACTTTCCTATTCGCATTGACATGGTAATCGATACGTAGCCTATTGAAGTGTGCCGGCTGCCTCGACCTCGaccctcagtccctctttgtcgtttacgcgctctCCTTCTCCTTGTTCGGCAAACGTCAAAGAACGTAGCACGTATACGCTTTCCGAGCCCCCATATCCCCGAGGTAGTAACACTATGCACAATAAAACTGTATTACTTTTAGTTATTTTGTTACGAAACCTTTACCAACATATCGGTGAAATTTTTCCGATTAGAACTGCGATTCTATTTACTTGCTTAAGaagcgatgaaagtttcgaacacaaagaaggacagcatgtGTAAAGAAAGAGAAGCGCAGAGTCGTAGCAGCTGGCGTAGATCAAAGACTTACGTATCGATCGCAATGGTAACGCGaatacaaaacttttttatttttgattctTCATTTCCCAGAACTTTTACTAACATATTTGTAAAATttatctgattaaaatgagtccaaacacgacataacttcaatatctttttttattgtttgaagTGCAGGGAGGTAAAATGTACACTGGCTCCTGGGGCCATTCCAACCTCCAGAAAGTGTGGGACCCCTAAACATCTTCCCTGCACTTACCTCCGGCGTTTCTTCAGTCGTTAGTTTCGGCCGATGCGGATTGTTGTAGTGGACGCCTTCGTGGTTCTCAGCGCATGATGGATTCTTCCGTGTAAATGATTTACTAATCCGTCGATTCTCCCAAATAAACCACTTTCATTCCCTCCAAATGCATTCGGTCTGACCGTGACACGTACGAATTGTACGATTCTAATCGTCTAAATATATGTTTCAATTcatctctttgttcttcagtaaCATTGATTCCACGCTGCGATGGTCGTTGCAATTCCTCAAGTTCTTCCTCATGATCTTCGTTACTGTCGTCGTTTGTTTCCGCAGTCTCGTCTTTATGTCTATTCCTCGTTGACAAACGAATGTTGttgcgatttttaaattttgccAGCCACCCTTTGCTCACTTTGAAATTCGAGCAGGATCCAATGGTGTTTTTCAACTCCTCTGCttttttcaatatcatattGTCCGTTGTATGGTACCCATGCGTTCTTCTTTCCATGAACCACGTATGTAAACGCTGCTCTAATTCAAGATATACAGCCCCCCGTAAATATTTTCGTTGTTTCTCCTGCTCGGTCTTCTCCGTAAATGGAACAATTCCTGCAGTATTCTTCATTATCCGGCGAATTGTCATGCTGGATACACGATATTTCGCAGCGACAGCTGAAATCTTCAATGTTTTCAAATCCTCGAGAACGTCCAATCGTTGTTGCATCGTTAAAACAACTTTCTTTTCACCCGTCGTCTCACTCATTATGTATGTTGCTAGCACTGTGTGTGTGTCCAAAAACTAAGTTATATAACTAACAATAATTAATACTAATAAATGATTAAGAACTTAATAATAAAAACTTCATAATAAGAAAGAATCGAGAAAGAAACGATAAAAAAGAAACTTGCTGTGTTTCTCCGGACACAACTTCAATCTCGAGCACAGAAATCGGGAATCGTACGGACTCTCATATTGCTAGCTCCAGGAAGAACGCAAAAGTGCCTCGTGGGGGAACGATggtgtgtacatatgtatatgtatagggtgTAAGGGGGGTGGCTCTTTGGCGCACCGACGATCCGACGATTGCGCACAACGTGGCGCATTGGGATGGCGCACGGGCGCACGTCAGATTTAACAGTAGCAAAATAAAGAGAGTAAATATTCACCTGATTCACCATGCAGGCGATCAGAGACAATGCCGTGTAAGATTACCGAAAAAAGCTTCTCGAACATAGTGACGTGAACTCGCGATTGAAAGAAAGTAAGGCACATTTACTATTGCTATTACACTACCGTTGCAGTGATCAATTCATGTACATAACCTTGCACACCAAGCTATTTATTCCGAAGTATCTACTGTCACAGAAATTCTTATTCCTTTTGTCCTTGCCTGGTTTTTTAGTGCGAGACAATCTGAAAGATCTGATGAAACAGTATAATAAGTCGGAGAATGATCTGAAAGCTCTGCAGAGCGTTGGAGAGGTGAAAAAAACTAGattttacattaattttatCTAGTGTTCACGTATggttttatatttaaatagagtTTGGTACATTTCCGATAAGTACAATTGAAATCGTACAAGCACGCATAacacatttatattttagatCGTTGGGGAAGTATTGAAACAACTCACGGAGGAAAAATGTAagtatacagggtctgtccggaaagtaatgcgaccacatattttttttttttaaatctattgaatatatgagtacaaacctttaaaattcttcaaagtaggatccttgggcgtcgacacattttttccagcgtgatttccatgcttcgtatgctccctggaaggcgttatctggagcctctcgtagtaccctcgtcgcagcctcgtcgagcacttccaaccaaaacttttctGTAGATTatggggaaaacagtaaacggtacttcttagttggatcacaacacttcttcaacccccgtacagtcctgacttgtctcccgccgatttcttcttgtttccaataattaaaaatgtgctaaaaggatgccattataaaagcgtggaacgcatcaaagaggctgtgacgagggtactacgagaggttccaaatAACGCCTTCTatggagcatacgaagcatggaaatcacgctggaaaaaatgtgtcgacgcccaaggatcctactttgaagaaatttaaaggtttgtacccatatgtttaatagattctttttttaaaatgtggtcgcattactttccggacagaccatgTACAACtacaaataattaaatattcccAATCGAATGTTTCTGATCAAATGTGGTTTTGTGTTTCTAGTTATAGTAAAAGCAACGAATGGGCCACGTTACGTCGTCGGCTGTAGGCAACAGCttgataaaaataaattgaaatctgcTACAAGAGTGGCATTGGATACGATTACTCTCACCATAATGCGTTATTTACCTAGCAAGGTAAAATTCATTCAAATGTTCAAGGTTCATTTTATTCTGAAATTCATCTAAATCACGTATCGTCGAATAATCTGTTTAGGTCAATCCATTGGTGTATAACATGTCCCACGAAGATCCTGGCAATGTTACGTATGACGTAATTGGTGGGCTAAGCGAAAAATTAAGAGAGTTGACAGAAGTTATAGAATTACCGCTACAAAATCCAGAATTATTTCAAAGAGTGGGCATTACTCCGCCCAAAGGATGTCTTTCATACAGCCCTCCAGGAACTGGCGAAACATTGTTGGCACAACAAACTCACTCGTCAAACGACGAGGTAGATAATATTGATTATCATTTCGAACAAGCAAGACTCGAGAGTTTCGAGAATTGGCCTGTGCCGCACATTATGGAGCCGAAAAGACTTGCAGCTGCTGGATTTTATTACACAGGCGAAGGGGACAAAGTAAAATGCTTTGAATGTCACGTGGTAATAGGTCGGTGGGTAGAAGGTGATAATCCGATGGTCGATCATCAACGTTGGTCAGCAAGATGCAGATTTATTCGGGAAATTAATTGCGGTAATGTGCCGATCGGCGTAGATCCTAACACGGTTTTACCGCCGAGGCCGAGGAGTAGAGATGTATGCGGCCCTTATGGAGTAAAATATAGACCTACTTCTGGTCCAGACAATCATAATTTAACATccgaattgcaattaccaagTACAGCGGAACTGAGCTGTTCAGGAAGACCTAAAGGACCGGTACATCCAGAGTACGCCAGTTATGATGCCAGACTACGGACGTTCGAAACATGGCCAAAAATGATGGCACAGAATAAAAAACCATTAGCGGATGCCGGTTTTTATTACACCGGTAAAAGCGATGAGACTCTGTGTCATCATTGTGGCGTCGGTTTGAAAGATTGGGAACTGGAAAGTGATCCCTGGGAACAGCACGCAAAATGGTTCTCGAAATGTTATTATTTGCTGACGGTTAAAGGTCAGGATTATGTTAATAAAGTAACGGGTCAGCATATATCACCACCATCCAAAGAGGTATGTGGAGAaatgttaaatttttttatattgtcTTTACATAGATCGTCGTTATTATGTAATTTTGTTTCAGGAAAGTAATCCTGGTCCGAGTTCTCAATCCAGTTCCACAGATAATGCCATAGAAAGCATCAGATCTGTCACGGAATCTGTAAAAGGAAGCATAGAAGATCTACCAAATGCGAACATGCAAAACAATAAGACCATAGACGATGCGAGGATGTGCAAAATTTGTTACAACGGAGTATTAGGAGTAGTATTTTTACCATGTGGACATATAGTAGCTTGTGTTAAGTGTGCTCCTGGCATAACAACTTGTGCATTATGCAGAGAGCCTGTTACCATGGTCGTGCGAGCCTTCTTCTCATAGTGTACGCTGCatgcgtgtatgtgtgtgtacagcttgtcaaatctagctgtgcggctaaATGTCCCCTGCAAGGGGAAATGACCCCGCTGCGCAGTGGTAAATAGGTGGAACTTCACAACGATAGAGAACTGATCGTTACCTGTCGAACGATGCACGTGGCGACggttcagttaaaaagtaaagtgacacaattgtattcacacaaacatataaacagttgttttgtatgtttactgctgtaagaaataatggacagtactcACTTTTGACGAGGTATGTACCTTACCAttcaaatgttgcatccttctctcgtcgagtgcggtctttgtttttttctgcgcattcctaagttttggtcaaccgcacagctagacTTGAGAagctgtatgtatgtgtgtgtgaggaaagagagagagtgtgaaGTTTGTGTAAGTACAGTAAAtgctcgttcgttgcgaaaagGCCGCGGGTTTGAGTTCGCAACAACCGAATAGGGACGCTATTtttgatttatgactgcgtctagatacacgccgaccgcgccgagcgagacttcaatagagagccgaacatagagaaggacagagtgaaatacggatcgtgtgaccgaagcgtgtcgccgtcgccggcacagtttaaaggctcGCGAGTTCTCacaatgtatgtaatggcagtgatggaaatgttcattttccattaggcttctatgggactttcactaactcatttctggcatttttctgattaaaatgataccaaacacgatgtaatttggccaatatttagtggttgaatcaacgatgaaagtttcgaacgcaacgaagaagagcgtatgggaaagaaagagacgcggacagtcgtcgCCGTCCTGCGGAGCTACTCGGGGCCGACTCGGagttgacaggcagtggagtgggtggGCACGTCGCAACGTCGCATAAACGATTCTTCGCAACGAACGAGCATTTACTGTACTTTGAAGTTCTTTTTACCATCGACGAATAGTACATCAGTTAATCACCACGTGTTCACTAAAAATCACATATGTAATGCTATCGTCAACATGTTATTTTTCCACACTGTATAAAAGCAATACACgacatattaattataattaaagatAGAATATTAAGGATTATCTTCGTACCTCAaagttgtatacagggtgaccaAAAAATGCTGTACTTCCTCGAAAGGGACGATTTCTCAGATCATTCGAAGTAAATTCTTCCTCCGCGAGAATGTTCTCTACAACTTCGCTAATAACTCCCTAACAAAGACGTGGAGAACGTTTttacaaaggaaaaagttactacaaacaacctcaggaatcaccccatTCAAAgagatacaacatttttgggaaaccctgtataataaaattgtaaatggtAATAGCATTTCTTGATTGAAACGTTTTACAAGATTGTATTCTAAAATATGTatgcatatgcaacaacctaatacaaacGAAACAGAAGATCAGATTACAAACATAGAAGAGTACTCGTTCATTTATACTTTATAATATACAtggtgtcccacgtaacacttttcatgAGTTTTCAATCAAGTGCTTGTGATAATCTgacaaacaaatattttaaacaaaagtcgatcagttttcgattgtctatacattgcaataaaaagagttggaaaattttctttttaattattgccaaggccaccttaatttttttGAATGGTACTGCAAGGTCATCCGAAAGTCATGTTAaactaggtcgttgaattcgtcttgatacggGCAAGTCAAAAACAGCAagtgcatttaaaaaaatgaaggtggccttgacaatactaataaaaagaaaaatttcgaacttttttctattgcaatgtatagccaatcgaaaactgatcaacttttgtttaaaatagtttcttgtcagattatcgcaagtactcacttgaaaaatcgtgaaaggtgttacgtgggacaccctgtatattttattttattcatgaaGTATTCTATtactcgttcatttttactgtataatatatatacgacCGCGATCGTGATTCTGCGATCACTGTGGCAAACATATAATTGTTACATTGGTTTCTAAAATTCGCGCTcttatttaaatattgatttcaaCGCCCTCGAATGTGAGCAGTAGGAAATATTCCGATGAAACGCTGCTGCTGCGCGCCATTGTTTGTGAAAGCAGAGAGTACACAATCTGTCTCTGGTGAAAGAAAATGGAGAAGAAAGTAGACCAGAAGGAGTATTTGAGGAAATATTTGTCTTCGGGATATGGCGACgacaaaaagaagaagaaaaagaagaagcatGTAGGAGTAAAAACGTAAGTGTTAATTTACGAATATCATACCTTTCCGTGGCAGTTTCAAGAAGAAACCTTTGTGTTTTAGGTTATAATGATTGTTTCACTCGTCTTCCTGGAATTTTAGAGTGAAATAGTTCGAAACTTTTCTATAATGAATCGtgaacaaaaaatatttcattaccTGTCATTTCTTTGATTCTGTCATAAAATAATGCCGGAGATTAATTTAACTAGGAGATGGAATGCATAACCTCGCAATGCATAAAATCAAAAAATCGCCCCCAAACTTAGAGCATAATAAGTTATTTAAGGAGATTATATTCATTTCTTCGCACAAATTTTGAGATGTGTTTTGCAGAGTAAAAATCATTGACGATGACTTAGACCTGAAGAATATGAGGCCGATCGAAGATAACGAATTTGATATTTACATTACCGGAGAAGATGCCCCTCAAATTGCTGGTGTAGTGGATGAACGTGGACCAGTCGATTTCACAGATAAAAGAAGATGGAAAATTATAGCTGACAGTCAAGACGGAGATTTGACTATTACAAGCCAATACAGGAACAACAAACAGTCTAAGAACATTACAAATGACTCCAATAATGGTTCAAGTCCAGCCAGAAAAGAATCTAAAAGGCATACTAATTTACATAATAAAAGTTCCCAAAAGAATCGAAATAGCGATAGCGATTCGGACGAAGACATTCCATCTCACAAAAACAAAAAACAtacaaaaaggaaaaagaaaatatcTGAATCTGATTCGAGTCCACCTAGGAAAACTAAATCCAAGAACTATGATTCTGATTTAAGTCCACCTAGAAAATCGAAAACTAAGAATTACGATTCTGATTTAAGTCCACCTAGAAAATCGAAATCTAAGAACTATGATTCTGATGCAAGTCCACGTAGAAAGTCTAAATCCAAGAACTGTGATTCTGATTTAAGTCCACCTAGGAAAACTAAATCTAAGAATTACGATTCTGATTTAAGTCCACCTAGAAAATCGAAATCTAAGAATTACGATTCTGATTTAAGTCCACCTAGAAAATCGAAATCTAAGAACTATGATTCTGATGCAAGTCCACCTAGAAAGTCTAAATCCAAGAACTATGATTCTGATTTAAGTCCACCTAGAAAATCGAAAACTAAGAATTACGATTCTGATTTAAGTCCACCTAGAAAATCGAAATCTAAGAACTACGATTCTGATTTAAGTCCACCTAGAAAATCGAAATCTAAGAATTGCGATTCTGATTTAAGTCCACCTAGAAAGTCTAAATCCAAGAACTATGATTCTGATTTAAGTCCACCTAGGAAAACTAAATCCAAGAACTATAATCCCGATTTTAGTCCACCTAGGAAAACTAAATCCAAGAACTATAATCCCGATTTTAGTCCACCTAGGAAAACTAAATCGAAGAACTATGATTCTGATTTAAGTCCACCTAGAAAAACTAAATCCAAGAACTATGATTCCGATACAAGTCCGCCTGGAAAGTCTAAATCCAAGAACTATGATCCCGATTTAAGTCCACCGAGACAAACTAAAAAGGGCGAGTATGAGAAAAGAAAATCAAGAACAGACTTACCATCAAGAAGATTTGAAAAAGATCTTAGTCCGCCTAGACAGAGTAGAAAGCACAAATATGGAGACTCGCAAGCAAGTGTACACAAGGAGAGCAAACGTCATAAGCATTCGGATAAAAGTTCTTGGTCTGAAAAAGGACATCAGGATTCGGATACGAGTCCACCTCGTAGAAGGAACAGAGACAGTAGTGGAAGCAAATCCAAGGAAGATAATAGAGATTTATACAAATCTAAAAGGAAATGGGACAGTAAATATCAATCAGAAGGTTCTTCTAGAAAAGACAGATCTACAAGGGACACTAGTGACTATAAAAGAGTGGATTCGAAACACAGAGACAATGAAGAAGACAGTGATAAGCGAATGAAGAAAACGTTAGATGGAAAGACAGCAGGGTTACAAGACGCCAAGGCGTTACGAGAAGAGACAGAAGCGTACAAAAAGAGAGAAGCTGAACATTTCAGCAAGGTAATTACATATTTTCCTGTTTTCATTTGGTTCGGATTTTAAATGGCGGTTCTTTTTAGCTTAGTAAAGAGGTTACTGGCGTTGGCCAGGCCGTAGTCCTAAGAGATTCTAAAACGGGTAGAAAACGTAACTTAGAAGCGGAAGCAGCCGAAGAGCGTGAGAAACAGAAGCGACAGAGCGAATTGAATGAGAAGTATGCTAAATGGGGAAAGGGGTGAGtaataacaaataaaatagtaaaagtagAATTCCATTAATCATTCTACGCCTGTTCGCGTTAAAATAACACGACTATCTTTCCAGGTTGAAACAAGTGGAAGATCGcgaagaaaaattaaaagacGATCTCTACGAAATGAGTAAACCACTCGCGCGATATGCAGACGATGCTGATTTAGACAAAAGACTCAGAGAACAAGAAAGAGAAGGTGATCCAATGTTGGAGTATATTAAACAAAAACAGATTAAGGAAGGAAAAAGACAACCAGGTAACATAAATACACTTTCTCGCGTATAAAATGATGTATTACACATGCTTCTTATTATTTCAGATCGACCAACATACGAGGGATCCTACATGCCGAATCGATTTGGTATTAAACCTGGTTATCGATGGGACGGTGTCGACAGGAGCAACGGTTACGAGAAACGCTGGTTCGAAGCGCAAAACGCGAAGACGGCGCTTCAAGAAGAAGCATATAAATGGAGCACATCCGATATGTAAAGCGCATCTGTCTTGTACAACTTTGTACTTCTCGACGATCGACTCTGTACGCATTTAAAAACTGTGAAATATTCATGAAACCATTTACATTCAATAAACATCTATAAAAATCGTTGCGAAAGCTTGTTGTACTCTTTTTCGATGGCGAACTATCCTCGGTGAGCTCTCGCGAATGTCAATGTAGCACCACGAACAGAGAGCTATTTGTCAGTGGAATTCTAAGCGCGGGTCACGCGACTATAAAACGCAAACGAATGCACGGGTCGCGTCTATGAGGCATGAATCATCGGCGGTACTGAATCGTCGAGGATTATGAAAACCGCGGAATCGATATTTGTTCCAGAAAACGAGAGAGGAACGCCTGAGAGTCGGCGCCTGTCTGGCAGCAGTCTAGCGGGCATCGGAGTATCCGTTTATGAAATCGATCGTAGCTCGCGCAAAAAGCATTCTTCTTTGGACGGTGTATACGGGAGTTGGGAGTGGCGGCCGATTGGACAGGATAGTACGGGTAATGTGGCGGGTCGAATTTACTCGGCGAATGATGtacgaaaaaaattgaaaacaaaaaGCTCCGGTATGCACGCGGCCAGTTACGTGGGCTATACCCGGTTGCAATTGCTTTCGCTTGATTTAAACCGTGTTCGTGTGGGCCGATCCGGCGTAAATGTACACGCATTGTTATTGGATCGCGCGCACACGAACGCGAATGTGTACGCGCACCAAGATCGTAAAGGAATATATATCGACTCGGGTAGTCGCGACGCAAGGGCAGGGTCGTCGACAGTGTCAGTACGTCTCGCGACGTCGACGGAACTTGTGTTCGTGGTACATCCGTAGAGTAGAGTTTAGTGTTTGCCGGTAgttacatataaaatattattttagtaCGCCGATTTTTACAGCCACCCGAAGGGACCGTGGACGGGACCGTTTTCACGATACGTCCAGCTCAATCAATCGTGTAAAATCACCGTAATCTTCGTCCTGACGGTCTTCGCACAGGAGCCGGTACCACGCCGTGTCGTTCACCCCCGGCTTTTCCCGAGGAGAAGCGAATTTTCGAAAACGCTGATCCCGATCCCCTTCTCTATTAGACTGTGATCCGTCGTCCTTCGACGTACTTCTCCTTCTCGTGGTGAATCGGGctatttcttctcttttttttcgctGTTTCCAGTGCAAcaagagggagcgagagagagagagagagaaagagtttcGTAATCACGGCGTTTTATTCGACGGCTCGATGTTGACGAGGAAAGCACTTAGTCGATCATAATCGCGAATTATACGAAGAGTGTCGCGACCAACGGTGGGCGTTTGCAATTCGAGGATAGAAGGAATATAGAAACGGGAAAGGAGTAACAGTGAAAATGGGATGCAACACGAGCAAGGAGAGCGTTCAGCCGGTAGGGGATGAAGCGAAGGAGGACATCAAGAACGGCGGTAAGTAATACAATTTTCCCAATAATTTCGCTGCCTTTCGGCTTAAATTTTCAACCGAGATTCAAACTTCCCTACGATGGAATTAAAAATGTCTAAGTGCTGTGATATGTCGTattttacaatatatatatttagccAGAGGATGCTGGAAGACTACATCATGCAAaacgcttcttctctcgttatATCCTTTATTCATCTTTTCCACTCGGATGAAACTTTCTATGTTTTCATGTTTTTTTGCTTATCTCGCTTTTAAATTACAAAACGCGGTTTGTACATTTTCTCCGTAATGAAAGAACAATTTGTTCTGTTATTTCTGTTCCTTCGGAGTAACAAATCGACCACCCCCAACCGCCTTCTACCAGCAGAAGGATTATTTTTCTGCTCGAATGATCTCTTCCTTACGACGACagtctcgctatattaaaagtAATAAATCATTCCAGTAAATCGTAGAAACAAATCT
Proteins encoded in this window:
- the LOC143219136 gene encoding uncharacterized protein LOC143219136 isoform X3, encoding MEKKVDQKEYLRKYLSSGYGDDKKKKKKKKHVGVKTVKIIDDDLDLKNMRPIEDNEFDIYITGEDAPQIAGVVDERGPVDFTDKRRWKIIADSQDGDLTITSQYRNNKQSKNITNDSNNGSSPARKESKRHTNLHNKSSQKNRNSDSDSDEDIPSHKNKKHTKRKKKISESDSSPPRKTKSKNYDSDLSPPRKSKTKNYDSDLSPPRKSKSKNYDSDASPRRKSKSKNCDSDLSPPRKTKSKNYDSDLSPPRKSKSKNYDSDLSPPRKSKSKNYDSDASPPRKSKSKNYDSDLSPPRKTKSKNYDSDTSPPGKSKSKNYDPDLSPPRQTKKGEYEKRKSRTDLPSRRFEKDLSPPRQSRKHKYGDSQASVHKESKRHKHSDKSSWSEKGHQDSDTSPPRRRNRDSSGSKSKEDNRDLYKSKRKWDSKYQSEGSSRKDRSTRDTSDYKRVDSKHRDNEEDSDKRMKKTLDGKTAGLQDAKALREETEAYKKREAEHFSKLSKEVTGVGQAVVLRDSKTGRKRNLEAEAAEEREKQKRQSELNEKYAKWGKGLKQVEDREEKLKDDLYEMSKPLARYADDADLDKRLREQEREGDPMLEYIKQKQIKEGKRQPDRPTYEGSYMPNRFGIKPGYRWDGVDRSNGYEKRWFEAQNAKTALQEEAYKWSTSDM
- the LOC143219136 gene encoding uncharacterized protein LOC143219136 isoform X1, encoding MEKKVDQKEYLRKYLSSGYGDDKKKKKKKKHVGVKTVKIIDDDLDLKNMRPIEDNEFDIYITGEDAPQIAGVVDERGPVDFTDKRRWKIIADSQDGDLTITSQYRNNKQSKNITNDSNNGSSPARKESKRHTNLHNKSSQKNRNSDSDSDEDIPSHKNKKHTKRKKKISESDSSPPRKTKSKNYDSDLSPPRKSKTKNYDSDLSPPRKSKSKNYDSDASPRRKSKSKNCDSDLSPPRKTKSKNYDSDLSPPRKSKSKNYDSDLSPPRKSKSKNYDSDASPPRKSKSKNYDSDLSPPRKSKTKNYDSDLSPPRKSKSKNYDSDLSPPRKSKSKNCDSDLSPPRKSKSKNYDSDLSPPRKTKSKNYNPDFSPPRKTKSKNYNPDFSPPRKTKSKNYDSDLSPPRKTKSKNYDSDTSPPGKSKSKNYDPDLSPPRQTKKGEYEKRKSRTDLPSRRFEKDLSPPRQSRKHKYGDSQASVHKESKRHKHSDKSSWSEKGHQDSDTSPPRRRNRDSSGSKSKEDNRDLYKSKRKWDSKYQSEGSSRKDRSTRDTSDYKRVDSKHRDNEEDSDKRMKKTLDGKTAGLQDAKALREETEAYKKREAEHFSKLSKEVTGVGQAVVLRDSKTGRKRNLEAEAAEEREKQKRQSELNEKYAKWGKGLKQVEDREEKLKDDLYEMSKPLARYADDADLDKRLREQEREGDPMLEYIKQKQIKEGKRQPDRPTYEGSYMPNRFGIKPGYRWDGVDRSNGYEKRWFEAQNAKTALQEEAYKWSTSDM
- the LOC143219136 gene encoding uncharacterized protein LOC143219136 isoform X2; protein product: MEKKVDQKEYLRKYLSSGYGDDKKKKKKKKHVGVKTVKIIDDDLDLKNMRPIEDNEFDIYITGEDAPQIAGVVDERGPVDFTDKRRWKIIADSQDGDLTITSQYRNNKQSKNITNDSNNGSSPARKESKRHTNLHNKSSQKNRNSDSDSDEDIPSHKNKKHTKRKKKISESDSSPPRKTKSKNYDSDLSPPRKSKTKNYDSDLSPPRKSKSKNYDSDASPRRKSKSKNCDSDLSPPRKTKSKNYDSDLSPPRKSKSKNYDSDLSPPRKSKSKNYDSDASPPRKSKSKNYDSDLSPPRKSKTKNYDSDLSPPRKSKSKNYDSDLSPPRKSKSKNCDSDLSPPRKSKSKNYDSDLSPPRKTKSKNYDSDTSPPGKSKSKNYDPDLSPPRQTKKGEYEKRKSRTDLPSRRFEKDLSPPRQSRKHKYGDSQASVHKESKRHKHSDKSSWSEKGHQDSDTSPPRRRNRDSSGSKSKEDNRDLYKSKRKWDSKYQSEGSSRKDRSTRDTSDYKRVDSKHRDNEEDSDKRMKKTLDGKTAGLQDAKALREETEAYKKREAEHFSKLSKEVTGVGQAVVLRDSKTGRKRNLEAEAAEEREKQKRQSELNEKYAKWGKGLKQVEDREEKLKDDLYEMSKPLARYADDADLDKRLREQEREGDPMLEYIKQKQIKEGKRQPDRPTYEGSYMPNRFGIKPGYRWDGVDRSNGYEKRWFEAQNAKTALQEEAYKWSTSDM